The proteins below are encoded in one region of Oncorhynchus masou masou isolate Uvic2021 chromosome 15, UVic_Omas_1.1, whole genome shotgun sequence:
- the tspan4b gene encoding tetraspanin-4, with the protein MSASRRCLCCVKYLMFVFNLIFWLGGCGLFGVGVWLSFTQSEFSSLPLSFPSLSAANLLLVAGGVTMVTGFLGCLGALKEQRCLLMTFFVILLLLVLTEVTLTLVLHIFHKELDTKAQNELKEGMKGYLTDEGLKKSWDNVQKMFKCCGVTNKTDWYLVVNGTLPFSCCSGGMDQCVEEWIEPCYQKARQWLLDNIPSVLVFGVCIGIVQILALIFSLLMYCQILRAEKYLD; encoded by the exons ATGTCAGCCTCTCGGAGGTGCCTGTGCTGCGTGAAATACCTCATGTTCGTCTTCAACCTCATCTTCTGG CTGGGAGGGTGTGGTCTGTTTGGAGTGGGAGTGTGGCTATCATTCACCCAGTCCGAGTTCTCCTCCCTCCCGCTGTCTTTTCCCTCACTCTCCGCAGCAAACCTACTTCTGGTCGCTGGAGGCGTCACCATGGTGACAGGCTTCCTGGGTTGCCTTGGTGCCCTGAAGGAGCAGCGCTGCCTGCTGATGACG ttcTTTGTAATCCTTTTGCTCCTGGTCTTGACAGAGGTGActctaaccctggtcctccataTCTTTCACAAAGAG ctgGACACGAAAGCTCAGAATGAGTTAAAGGAGGGGATGAAGGGTTACTTGACAGACGAAGGACTGAAGAAGTCATGGGACAATGTGCAGAAAATG TTCAAGTGCTGCGGCGTCACCAACAAAACAGATTGGTACCTCGTGGTCAATGGAACGCTCCCCTTTTCCTGCTGCTCCGGTGGGATGGACCAATGTGTTGAAGAATGGATCGAG ccATGTTATCAGAAGGCCAGACAGTGGCTCCTGGACAACATCCCTTCTGTCCTGGTGTTTGGAGTCTGCATTGGTATTGTCCAG ATCCTGGCCCTGATTTTCTCCCTGCTGATGTACTGCCAGATCCTCCGTGCTGAGAAGTACCTGGACTGA
- the si:ch73-248e21.5 gene encoding uncharacterized protein si:ch73-248e21.5 — translation MMRGDLMSLALCLPHLFTTLVLHSTIAASPCATETTTTVLDLSISTPTSDPLMLPLSTTENHSSRTRGTAKTPLKKSTSLAAVNNSGRTTQRRGILRTGTATYATTAVQKSNRHTTAGDMRKETESHNHHETLPFSRHTASPTTDHPSTTTLPGEKGTEYHDSSNIEIARELNTPNSIETWAADTIKDSRLAKAHLDRSQAADQHTATQGLETASGDYHTTQRDFFTITPTSRATGLNRGKQSKANSVTTTTTVSPTYTVTRPSLYEHMTVTYRATGYKTQPDDTSQFKDYTTATVSIPHADNSTTPYINANTFTDNNTDNYTDTLSYSNTTTSNNRNTTVHLNKKTHTHSLGHNHTISGYDNRLNNTTENSVHHRPECGEADERSPSLPPGSTRLVCFIVLWALGLTASVFLGLTIFLSVRLSVQRERERRVRRGGEKVSGVDLENLWVDQISSVEERVEFWYANGSTMGPGHKRRERGRERGRREQGRQKGVECDNLWTQPKVTLEDITDFWYANGSAIPEETTDQTLLETCV, via the coding sequence ATGATGAGAGGGGATCTGATGTCCCTTGCCCTGTGCCTTCCTCACCTCTTCACCACTCTTGTCCTCCATTCCACCATTGCGGCTTCACCATGCGCCACAGAAACCACAACAACAGTTCTAGACCTTAGTATCAGCACTCCAACATCAGACCCCCTGATGCTTCCACTCTCCACAACTGAAAACCACTCTAGTAGGACTCGTGGCACGGCTAAAACACCATTGAAGAAAAGCACTAGCTTAGCAGCTGTCAACAACTCAGGCAGAACGACACAAAGAAGAGGCATTCTCAGAACAGGAACTGCCACGTACGCCACCACAGCTGTACAGAAGAGCAACAGGCACACAACTGCAGGAGACATGAGGAAGGAAACAGAGAGCCACAATCACCATGAGACTCTTCCCTTCAGCAGACACACAGCCTCACCCACAACTGACCACCCCAGCACCACCACTCTCCCCGGGGAGAAAGGGACTGAGTATCATGACAGCAGCAACATTGAAATAGCCAGAGAACTGAACACACCAAATTCCATAGAGACTTGGGCTGCTGACACCATTAAGGACTCCAGGCTAGCGAAGGCACACTTAGACAGATCACAAGCAGCAGACCAGCACACTGCTACACAAGGACTAGAGACTGCTTCAGGAGATTAccacacaacacagagagacttcTTCACAATCACCCCAACTAGTAGAGCGACAGGTTTGAACAGAGGTAAACAAAGTAAGGCCAACAGCGTCACAACAACAACGACGGTTTCACCTACGTACACAGTCACACGTCCTAGTTTGTATGAGCACATGACCGTGACTTACAGGGCTACCGGCTACAAAACACAACCTGACGACACAAGCCAGTTTAAGGACTACACCACTGCCACAGTTTCAATCCCCCATGCTGACAATAGCACAACTCCATATATCAATGCAAACACATTTACAGATAATAACACAGACAACTACACAGACACACTTTCATACAGTAATACCACAACCTCTAATAATCGTAACACAACAGTTCATTTGAATAAGAAAACTCATACTCATTCCCTCGGACACAACCACACAATCTCAGGTTATGACAACAGGCTGAACAACACAACTGAAAACAGTGTGCATCATCGTCCTGAGTGCGGAGAGGCAGATGAAAGGTCCCCATCATTGCCTCCTGGCTCTACTAGACTGGTCTGTTTCATTGTTCTGTGGGCTCTGGGATTGACTGCTTCGGTCTTCCTTGGTCTCACCATCTTCCTATCGGTGCGTTTGtcagtccagagagagagggaaaggagagtgaggagaggaggagagaaggtgtcAGGGGTGGATCTGGAAAACCTGTGGGTTGACCAGATATCATcggtggaggagagggtggaatTCTGGTACGCCAACGGCTCCACCATGGGACCCGGCCAtaaacggagggagagagggagggagagggggaggagggagcaggggaggCAGAAAGGGGTAGAGTGTGACAACCTGTGGACTCAACCCAAAGTGACACTGGAGGACATCACTGATTTCTGGTATGCAAATGGAAGCGCGATACCAGAAGAAACTACAGACCAAACATTGTTGGAGACCTGCGTATGA